The following is a genomic window from Strigops habroptila isolate Jane chromosome 18, bStrHab1.2.pri, whole genome shotgun sequence.
CCCACCCACCCCCTTCCCATTATCCCAGGTTATACCAGATCCCGTTTGAGATGCCGGACTGCGAGGGCGAGGGCGGCACCCGCACCCTGCACCTCGTGGGTGACTTCTCCGCTCCAGCCGAGTTCTTTGTGACCCTGGGGgtcttctccttcctctacACCATGGCAGCTCTGGTGCTTTACCTGCGCTTTCATTCCCTCTACGGCGAGAACAAGAAGCTCCCATTGGCGGTAAGGCGGACGCATCCctgcggggaggggggagcagggAACAGGGACGCGGCTGATCCCGGTATCCCGCAGGATTTCTGCGTCACCGTCTGCTTCGCCTTCCTGTGgctggtggcggcggcggcgtgGGGCAAGGGGCTGAGCGACGTGAAGGCGGCGACGCAGCCCAGCAGCCTCACCGCGGCCATGGCCGTGTGCCACGGCACCGACGTGGTGTGCAGCGCCGGCACCACGCCAGCCATGGGGCTGGCCAACATCTCCGTGGTGAGCCGCGCACGCACACGCGTGTGGAAGCGTGTTCACATGTGGGGGGCATGTGTGGtggcagagagagggagaacaTGGGGCTTATGCGGggacatgtgtgtgcacacgtgtACACATGCGTGTGGGTGGGGTGCAGAGGGTGTGTGCACACAAgtatgcacacatgcacatgcatggGGTACACAGGACATGTGCACACgtacacacatgtgcatgcGTGGGGTATATAGGGTATgtgcacacatatacatacagaTGCACATAGGGCGTGTATGTACATGTACACGCACATGCACATAGGGCATGTGCACCCATGTAACAGACATGGATGGAGCACATGTGTGCATGAGGTGCAGTGGGTGTATTGGGGTGCATGGGGCATACCGGGTACATGAGGTGCAGGGGGTGTATCGGGGTC
Proteins encoded in this region:
- the SYPL2 gene encoding synaptophysin-like protein 2; this translates as MSDPGVPAAGDKAPRLQDRILTGVRWGRLLEPLGFIKVLEWLFAIFAFGACGSFSGETGATVRCDGDTKETTVISVQFGYPFRLYQIPFEMPDCEGEGGTRTLHLVGDFSAPAEFFVTLGVFSFLYTMAALVLYLRFHSLYGENKKLPLADFCVTVCFAFLWLVAAAAWGKGLSDVKAATQPSSLTAAMAVCHGTDVVCSAGTTPAMGLANISVLFGFINFLLWAGNCWFVLRETPWRAPAAPRDAAAEQGAIDKQ